One Streptomyces fagopyri DNA window includes the following coding sequences:
- a CDS encoding oxidoreductase — MAAWNVNDIPDQSGRTAVVTGANSGIGHVTARELARRGARVVLACRSEARGNEAGDRIVSEVPGADVEFVRLDLGDLDSVGEFAATYDHAYGERLDLLVNNAGVMALPQGRTADGFETQFGVNHLGHFALTGMLLPALLNTPRARVVTVSSMVHALSNIDLDDLDSERPSYRRWIAYARSKTANLLFTHELARRLAAVGSDVVAAAAHPGYAATNLQTAGPRMAGRKGAERFMEIGNRVFGQSPQAGALPTLYAATAPGVRPDSFTGPSFAMWRGAPAESWRTGWTRDDTAGERLWDVSEQLTGVPYDALKA, encoded by the coding sequence ATGGCCGCGTGGAACGTGAACGACATCCCCGACCAGAGCGGTCGTACGGCCGTCGTCACCGGCGCCAACAGCGGGATCGGCCATGTCACGGCGCGTGAGCTGGCCCGGCGTGGAGCGCGGGTCGTGCTGGCCTGCCGGAGCGAGGCACGGGGGAACGAGGCGGGCGACCGGATCGTCTCCGAAGTACCGGGCGCCGACGTGGAGTTCGTACGACTGGACCTCGGAGACCTCGACTCCGTGGGGGAGTTCGCGGCGACGTACGACCACGCGTACGGCGAGCGCCTCGACCTGCTCGTCAACAACGCCGGGGTGATGGCCCTGCCGCAGGGGCGTACCGCCGACGGGTTCGAGACGCAGTTCGGGGTCAACCACCTCGGGCACTTCGCGCTCACCGGGATGCTGCTCCCCGCCCTGCTGAACACCCCCCGCGCACGCGTCGTGACCGTGTCGAGCATGGTGCACGCGCTCTCGAACATCGACCTCGACGACCTCGACAGCGAGCGCCCCTCCTACCGGCGCTGGATCGCCTACGCCCGCTCCAAGACCGCCAACCTGCTCTTCACCCATGAACTGGCGCGCCGACTGGCGGCCGTCGGGTCCGACGTCGTCGCGGCCGCGGCGCATCCCGGGTACGCCGCGACGAATCTGCAGACCGCCGGGCCCCGGATGGCCGGCCGCAAGGGAGCCGAGCGGTTCATGGAGATCGGCAACCGGGTCTTCGGGCAGAGCCCGCAGGCGGGGGCCCTGCCCACGCTGTACGCGGCCACCGCGCCCGGCGTGCGCCCCGATTCCTTCACCGGACCATCGTTCGCGATGTGGCGCGGCGCTCCGGCGGAGTCCTGGCGGACCGGCTGGACCCGCGACGACACGGCGGGCGAGCGGCTCTGGGACGTCTCCGAGCAGCTCACCGGAGTGCCGTACGACGCCCTGAAGGCCTGA
- the nirD gene encoding nitrite reductase small subunit NirD: protein MTRPRNTQPPKVQLRLYDAWLTICELSALTPGRGVAALLPDGRQAAVFRDRSGRTYAIDNRDPFSGAAVLSRGLTGSHQGRPFVASPLLKQRFDLESGRCLDDGTVTVTTYEVRTRPDSAHTD from the coding sequence ATGACCCGACCACGGAACACCCAGCCCCCGAAGGTCCAACTGCGCTTGTATGACGCCTGGTTGACCATCTGCGAGCTGTCCGCCCTGACACCCGGCCGGGGGGTGGCCGCGCTGCTGCCGGACGGCCGCCAGGCCGCTGTGTTCCGCGACCGGTCGGGCCGGACGTACGCCATCGACAACCGCGACCCGTTCAGCGGCGCGGCGGTCCTCTCCCGCGGCCTGACCGGCTCCCACCAGGGCCGTCCCTTCGTCGCCTCGCCCCTCCTCAAGCAGCGGTTCGACCTGGAGTCGGGACGGTGCCTGGACGACGGGACGGTGACGGTCACGACCTACGAGGTACGGACACGGCCGGACAGCGCGCACACCGACTGA
- the nirB gene encoding nitrite reductase large subunit NirB, with protein MSTDTPTIVLVGHGMVGQRFLEALAERGLTATHRVVVLCEEPRPAYDRVRLTSYFSGRTPDELSLTDAGFIAAHGIELHLRDPAETIDRAARTVTARSGLTVAYDTLVLATGSVPFVPPVPGRDAEGCFVYRTIEDLLAIEEFAKARATTGAVVGGGLLGLEAAGALQGLGLATHIVEFAPRLMPAQVDEGGGAALLRTVRDLGLTVHTGTGTQEIVTGADGAVTGMRLSDGSELPTDLVVFSAGVRPRDRLARDTGLTVGERGGITVDERCRTSDPRVFAIGECALASDGRVYGLVAPGYEMAETAAATIAGTDAGFTGADLSTKLKLLGVDVASFGDAHGTTAGCLDVVYSDSRSGTYRKLVVGPDGELLGGILVGDADAYGTLRALTGSVPPIAPEHLVLPAGTGAPVALGPSALPDSAVVCSCHNVTKGTVRAAVTEHSRTTVPEVKKCTKAGTGCGSCVRVLGQLVDEELAAHGVEADHGLCGCFPQTREELYEIVLALRISSYQALLDRYGRPGARGGDGCEVCKPAVASVLASLAAVTGASGHVLDGEQAALQDTNDHFLANLQRNGSYSIVPRVPGGEITPEKLIVIGEVARDFGLYTKITGGQRIDLFGARVEQLPLIWARLVDAGFESGHAYGKALRTVKSCVGRTWCRYGVQDSVRMAIDLELRYRGLRSPHKLKSAVSGCARECAEARSKDFGVIATAGGWNLWVGGNGGATPRHADLLAQDLGDAELIRLIDRFLMFYIRTADRLERTSAWLERIPGGLGHVRDVVVHDSLGICEELDSLMAAHVRAYRDEWAETIRDPERLARFVSFVNAPGTPDPVVGFVPERDQIKPDLPLLAIGRRPLEGSAQR; from the coding sequence ATGTCCACGGACACCCCCACCATCGTGCTCGTCGGCCACGGCATGGTCGGCCAGCGCTTCCTGGAGGCGCTGGCCGAGCGTGGGCTGACCGCCACGCACCGGGTGGTCGTGCTGTGCGAGGAGCCCCGTCCGGCCTACGACCGGGTCCGGCTCACCTCGTACTTCTCGGGCCGTACCCCGGACGAACTGTCGCTCACCGACGCCGGGTTCATCGCCGCGCACGGCATCGAGCTGCACCTCCGCGACCCGGCCGAGACGATCGACCGGGCGGCGCGGACGGTGACGGCCCGCTCCGGTCTGACCGTCGCCTACGACACCCTGGTCCTCGCCACCGGCTCCGTCCCCTTCGTGCCGCCCGTGCCCGGCAGGGACGCCGAGGGCTGCTTCGTGTACCGGACCATCGAAGACCTGCTCGCCATCGAGGAGTTCGCGAAGGCGCGGGCCACGACCGGCGCGGTGGTCGGTGGCGGTCTGCTGGGGCTGGAAGCGGCGGGCGCGCTCCAGGGCCTCGGACTGGCCACCCACATCGTGGAGTTCGCGCCGCGGCTGATGCCCGCGCAGGTCGACGAGGGCGGCGGCGCGGCACTGCTGCGTACCGTCAGGGACCTCGGTCTGACCGTCCACACCGGCACCGGCACCCAGGAGATCGTCACCGGTGCCGACGGCGCCGTGACCGGCATGAGACTCTCCGACGGTTCCGAACTCCCCACGGATCTCGTCGTGTTCTCGGCGGGCGTGCGTCCACGCGACCGGCTCGCCCGCGACACCGGGCTCACGGTCGGCGAGCGCGGCGGCATCACGGTCGACGAGCGGTGCCGCACCTCCGACCCGCGTGTGTTCGCGATCGGCGAGTGCGCCCTCGCGTCCGACGGCCGGGTGTACGGGCTGGTCGCGCCCGGGTACGAGATGGCCGAGACGGCCGCCGCGACGATCGCCGGCACGGACGCCGGTTTCACCGGTGCCGACCTCTCCACCAAGCTCAAGCTGCTCGGTGTGGACGTCGCGTCCTTCGGCGACGCGCACGGCACCACCGCCGGCTGCCTCGACGTCGTCTACTCCGACTCGCGCTCCGGCACGTACCGCAAACTCGTCGTCGGCCCGGACGGCGAGCTGCTCGGCGGCATCCTGGTCGGCGACGCCGACGCGTACGGCACCCTGCGCGCCCTCACCGGCTCCGTGCCGCCGATCGCCCCCGAGCACCTGGTGCTTCCGGCGGGCACGGGCGCCCCGGTCGCTCTCGGCCCCTCCGCGCTCCCCGACTCGGCCGTCGTCTGCTCCTGCCACAACGTCACCAAGGGCACGGTCCGCGCGGCGGTCACCGAGCACTCCCGCACCACCGTGCCGGAGGTGAAGAAGTGCACCAAGGCCGGTACGGGCTGCGGGAGTTGCGTCAGGGTCCTCGGTCAGCTCGTCGACGAGGAACTGGCGGCGCACGGCGTCGAGGCCGACCACGGCCTGTGCGGCTGCTTCCCGCAGACCCGCGAGGAGCTGTACGAGATCGTCCTCGCGTTGCGGATCTCCTCGTACCAGGCGCTGCTCGACCGTTACGGGCGGCCCGGTGCCCGGGGCGGCGACGGCTGCGAGGTCTGCAAACCGGCCGTCGCCTCGGTCCTCGCCTCGCTCGCCGCGGTCACCGGCGCGAGCGGCCATGTCCTCGACGGCGAGCAGGCGGCCCTCCAGGACACCAACGACCATTTCCTCGCCAACCTGCAGAGGAACGGCTCGTACTCGATCGTGCCGCGGGTCCCCGGCGGCGAGATCACCCCCGAGAAGCTCATCGTGATCGGTGAGGTCGCCCGGGACTTCGGTCTCTACACCAAGATCACGGGCGGTCAGCGCATCGACCTGTTCGGCGCCCGGGTCGAGCAACTCCCCCTGATCTGGGCCAGGCTGGTGGACGCGGGCTTCGAGTCGGGGCACGCGTACGGAAAGGCGCTGCGGACCGTGAAGTCCTGCGTCGGCCGGACCTGGTGCCGCTACGGGGTCCAGGACTCGGTCCGGATGGCGATCGACCTGGAGCTGCGCTACCGCGGGCTGCGCTCGCCCCACAAGCTCAAGTCCGCGGTCTCCGGGTGCGCCCGGGAGTGCGCCGAGGCCCGGTCCAAGGACTTCGGCGTCATCGCCACGGCCGGCGGCTGGAACCTCTGGGTCGGCGGCAACGGCGGTGCCACACCGCGCCACGCCGACCTGCTCGCGCAGGACCTGGGCGATGCCGAACTGATCCGTCTGATCGACCGGTTCCTGATGTTCTACATCCGTACCGCCGACCGGCTGGAGCGCACCTCGGCCTGGCTGGAGCGGATCCCGGGCGGACTCGGCCATGTCCGGGACGTCGTCGTGCACGACTCGCTCGGCATCTGCGAAGAGCTGGACTCCCTGATGGCCGCCCATGTCCGCGCCTACCGCGACGAGTGGGCGGAGACCATCCGCGACCCGGAACGGCTGGCCCGCTTCGTGTCGTTCGTGAACGCCCCCGGCACCCCCGACCCGGTGGTCGGCTTCGTCCCCGAACGCGATCAGATCAAACCGGACCTGCCGCTGCTGGCCATCGGCCGACGCCCCCTGGAAGGAAGCGCCCAGCGATGA
- a CDS encoding sulfite exporter TauE/SafE family protein, with product MPDISLTMVVVLCLASLAAGWIDAVVGGGGLLLLPALLLGLPSGTTAAYALGTNKAVAIVGTSGAAVTYARKAPVDVLLAVRIGLAALAGSTAGAFVAAGMSTDVLKPVVMVVLVGVGTFVILRPAFGTAPSTEPVSPRRVLAAIGLAGLGIGFYDGLIGPGTGTFLVLALTALLHLDLVTASATAKIVNCCTNAGALATFAWKGTVYWQLAALMAVFNLVGGTVGAHTALKRGSGFVRVVLLTVVFALVANLAYQQWAA from the coding sequence ATGCCCGACATATCGCTGACCATGGTGGTCGTACTGTGCCTCGCCTCCCTCGCGGCGGGATGGATCGACGCCGTGGTGGGCGGCGGCGGACTGCTCCTGCTGCCCGCGCTGCTGCTCGGGCTGCCGAGCGGGACCACGGCGGCGTACGCGCTCGGCACCAACAAGGCGGTCGCGATCGTCGGGACGAGCGGCGCGGCGGTGACGTACGCGCGCAAGGCGCCCGTCGACGTGCTGCTGGCCGTCCGGATCGGTCTCGCGGCACTCGCCGGGTCGACGGCCGGTGCCTTCGTGGCCGCCGGGATGAGCACGGACGTCCTGAAACCGGTCGTCATGGTGGTCCTGGTCGGCGTCGGGACATTCGTCATCCTGCGCCCCGCGTTCGGCACCGCGCCCTCCACCGAGCCCGTCTCGCCGCGCCGTGTGCTCGCCGCGATCGGACTGGCGGGCCTCGGCATCGGCTTCTACGACGGGCTCATCGGCCCCGGCACGGGCACCTTCCTCGTCCTCGCTCTGACCGCGCTGCTCCACCTCGACCTGGTGACCGCCTCCGCCACCGCCAAGATCGTCAACTGCTGCACCAACGCGGGCGCCCTCGCGACCTTCGCCTGGAAGGGCACGGTGTACTGGCAGCTGGCCGCGCTGATGGCGGTCTTCAACCTCGTCGGGGGCACGGTCGGGGCGCACACCGCGCTGAAGCGGGGCAGCGGGTTCGTCCGGGTGGTCCTGCTGACGGTGGTGTTCGCGCTGGTCGCCAACCTGGCGTACCAGCAGTGGGCGGCCTGA
- a CDS encoding class F sortase — MSKAGPPGSAGDAGSTGNIGNIGNIVITSVTVVALCSGVWLVRSGTEGHPPPQPSVAQSGTGGAARQPVPALRHSPPERILIPSIGVNAPLMGLGLTPQGSLDVPPAARKNLAGWYEAGTTPGERGTAIVAGHVDNTEGPAVFYDLGALRKGSAIEVARRDGGTARFTVDAVEVYDARDFPDDKVYGAASRPELRVITCGGGYSSTTGYQGNVVVFAHLTGSR, encoded by the coding sequence ATGTCCAAGGCCGGTCCCCCGGGCAGCGCCGGCGACGCCGGCAGCACAGGAAACATAGGCAACATAGGCAACATCGTCATAACGTCCGTCACCGTGGTCGCCCTCTGTTCGGGCGTCTGGCTGGTGCGCAGTGGCACCGAGGGCCATCCGCCGCCCCAGCCGTCCGTCGCCCAGTCGGGCACCGGAGGCGCCGCCCGGCAGCCGGTCCCCGCGCTCCGCCACTCCCCGCCCGAGCGGATCCTCATACCCTCGATAGGTGTGAACGCCCCGCTGATGGGCCTCGGACTCACCCCCCAGGGCAGTCTGGACGTCCCGCCCGCCGCGCGGAAGAACCTCGCGGGCTGGTACGAGGCCGGCACCACGCCCGGCGAACGCGGCACCGCCATCGTCGCCGGTCATGTCGACAACACCGAGGGGCCGGCCGTCTTCTACGACCTCGGCGCGCTGCGCAAGGGCAGCGCCATCGAGGTGGCCCGCCGTGACGGCGGCACCGCCCGCTTCACCGTCGACGCCGTCGAGGTGTACGACGCCCGCGACTTCCCCGACGACAAGGTGTACGGGGCCGCGTCCCGCCCCGAACTGCGTGTCATCACCTGCGGCGGCGGCTATTCGAGCACGACGGGATACCAGGGCAACGTGGTCGTCTTCGCCCATCTGACCGGCAGCCGCTGA